One Enterococcus silesiacus genomic window carries:
- a CDS encoding GTP pyrophosphokinase, whose amino-acid sequence MPKEEIMTGPGVIKLVSKYMAPQHVAFVQKACDYAEKAHEGQVRQSGEPYFIHPIQVAGILAELRMDPHTVATGFLHDVVEDTDVTLEDLANEFGSDVAMLVDGVTKLGKIKYKSHEEQLAENHRKMLLAMAQDLRVIMVKLADRLHNMRTLKHLREDKQRRIAQETIEIYAPLAHRLGISRIKWELEDTALRYINPNQYYRIVNLMQSKRDEREAYVEEAVEDIRLATEDLDIYAEIYGRPKHIYSIYRKMKDHKKQFNEIYDLLAIRVIVDSIKDCYAVLGAIHTKWTPMPGRFKDYIAMPKANMYQSIHTTVIGPKGNPVEVQIRTHEMHQIAEFGVAAHWAYKEGKTEKIDEDNDTKQLSWFREILELQDESYDASEFMESVKGDIFSDKVYVFTPTGEVTELPKGSGPLDFAYSVHTEIGNKTTGAKVNGKMVQLDYTLKNGDIIEVLTSPNSFGPSRDWLKMVATSKARNKIKRFFKVQDREVNIIKGHDAISKYLIEHGFAPKEFLGKTKLAEALDRFNFQTEDDLYAAVGYGEISAQVVFNRLTEKERKEQEMERQKQEADELMTQPVKKESDKMKVRHEGGIVIQGVENLLVRISRCCNPVPGDEIVGYITKGRGVSIHRADCPNVQHQEELAQRLIEVEWEDTDNSNKEYDADLEIYGYNRSGLLNDVLQVISSMTKNLVSVEAKPTKNKMAMIHVTVKIQNLAHLKTIVDKIKNIPDVYNVRRTNG is encoded by the coding sequence ATGCCAAAAGAGGAAATTATGACCGGACCAGGAGTTATTAAACTGGTATCGAAATATATGGCGCCACAACATGTTGCTTTTGTTCAAAAAGCGTGTGACTATGCGGAAAAAGCGCATGAAGGTCAAGTGAGACAATCTGGGGAACCTTATTTTATTCATCCAATTCAGGTTGCAGGGATTTTAGCTGAATTACGGATGGATCCACATACTGTTGCAACAGGTTTTTTGCATGATGTAGTCGAAGATACAGATGTAACACTTGAAGATCTAGCCAATGAATTTGGGTCTGATGTTGCGATGTTAGTTGACGGCGTGACTAAGCTTGGAAAAATAAAATATAAATCTCACGAAGAACAGTTAGCTGAAAACCATCGAAAAATGTTATTAGCAATGGCTCAAGATTTGCGCGTGATTATGGTAAAATTAGCTGACCGTCTGCATAACATGCGGACATTAAAGCATCTACGTGAAGATAAACAACGCCGAATTGCCCAAGAGACGATCGAAATCTATGCGCCGCTTGCTCATCGTTTAGGGATCAGCCGCATCAAATGGGAACTAGAAGATACAGCTCTACGCTATATTAACCCAAATCAGTATTATCGTATCGTGAATCTAATGCAAAGTAAAAGAGACGAGCGCGAAGCATATGTTGAAGAAGCTGTTGAAGATATACGTTTAGCAACAGAGGATTTAGATATTTATGCTGAAATCTACGGTCGACCAAAACATATTTATTCGATTTATCGTAAAATGAAGGACCACAAGAAGCAGTTTAATGAAATTTATGATTTACTGGCGATCCGGGTCATCGTCGATTCAATCAAGGACTGTTATGCTGTATTAGGTGCGATCCATACGAAATGGACACCAATGCCGGGACGCTTTAAAGATTATATTGCGATGCCTAAAGCAAATATGTATCAATCAATCCATACAACAGTTATTGGGCCCAAAGGGAATCCAGTAGAAGTACAGATCAGAACTCATGAAATGCATCAAATCGCAGAATTTGGGGTAGCAGCTCACTGGGCGTATAAAGAAGGTAAAACGGAAAAAATCGATGAAGATAATGATACAAAACAATTAAGTTGGTTCCGTGAGATTCTTGAGTTGCAAGACGAAAGCTATGATGCTTCTGAGTTTATGGAAAGTGTGAAAGGCGATATTTTCAGTGATAAGGTTTATGTTTTCACACCAACAGGTGAAGTGACTGAACTGCCAAAAGGCTCCGGCCCCTTAGATTTTGCGTATAGCGTGCATACTGAAATCGGAAATAAGACGACAGGTGCGAAAGTTAACGGAAAAATGGTTCAGTTGGACTATACATTGAAAAATGGGGATATCATTGAAGTCTTGACCTCACCGAATTCTTTTGGACCAAGCCGAGATTGGTTAAAAATGGTAGCCACAAGTAAGGCACGAAACAAAATCAAACGTTTCTTTAAAGTCCAAGACCGTGAAGTCAATATTATCAAAGGGCACGATGCAATCAGTAAATATTTAATCGAGCATGGTTTTGCACCAAAAGAATTCTTAGGAAAAACAAAGCTAGCTGAGGCGCTCGATCGTTTTAACTTCCAAACCGAAGATGATCTGTATGCAGCTGTTGGGTATGGTGAAATCAGTGCCCAAGTGGTCTTTAATCGTTTAACAGAAAAAGAACGTAAAGAACAAGAAATGGAGCGTCAAAAACAAGAGGCTGACGAATTGATGACACAACCTGTCAAAAAAGAATCGGATAAAATGAAAGTTCGTCATGAAGGCGGGATCGTGATTCAAGGCGTAGAAAATCTACTTGTTCGCATCAGCCGCTGCTGTAATCCGGTACCAGGAGATGAAATCGTCGGTTACATCACGAAAGGTCGTGGCGTGTCAATTCATAGAGCAGATTGTCCTAACGTTCAGCATCAAGAAGAACTGGCGCAGCGATTGATTGAAGTTGAGTGGGAAGATACCGATAATTCAAATAAAGAATACGATGCTGATCTAGAAATTTATGGCTATAATCGCAGCGGATTATTGAATGATGTCCTACAAGTGATTAGTTCAATGACCAAAAATTTAGTCAGCGTAGAAGCCAAACCAACGAAAAATAAAATGGCGATGATCCATGTGACGGTAAAAATCCAAAATCTAGCCCATTTAAAAACAATCGTTGATAAAATCAAGAACATACCAGACGTTTATAATGTTCGTCGAACCAATGGCTAG
- a CDS encoding D-tyrosyl-tRNA(Tyr) deacylase, translated as MRAVIQRVSQAEVKIDQNSVGKIDQGFMILLGIHQSDSVEDVAYLVRKISKLRVFEDAEGKMNLSIQDIQGSILSVSQFTLYADTKKGNRPSFIEAARPEVAIPLYDLFNKQLKELDIPVETGEFGADMAVSLINDGPVTIIIDTNDK; from the coding sequence ATGAGAGCAGTCATCCAACGTGTCAGCCAAGCTGAAGTTAAGATCGACCAAAACAGTGTTGGGAAAATAGACCAAGGCTTTATGATTTTACTTGGCATCCATCAATCAGATAGTGTAGAAGATGTTGCCTATTTAGTCCGTAAAATCAGTAAACTTCGCGTATTTGAAGATGCTGAGGGCAAAATGAATCTGAGTATCCAAGACATTCAAGGGAGTATTTTAAGTGTTTCTCAATTTACCTTGTATGCCGATACTAAAAAAGGCAATCGTCCTAGTTTTATAGAAGCTGCCCGACCTGAGGTGGCCATTCCTTTATATGATTTGTTCAATAAACAGCTTAAAGAACTGGATATTCCTGTCGAAACTGGTGAATTCGGTGCAGACATGGCCGTTTCATTGATCAATGATGGACCAGTCACGATCATTATTGATACAAACGATAAATAA
- a CDS encoding oxidoreductase, translated as MTENIQIGTTDVYSTPLGLGTNAVGGHNLFPNLNDDTGKAIIRVALTNGITLLDTAFAYGMGRSEELIGEVLKEFDRSKVAIATKAAHDPASGGAFNNTPEFLTRSVEEALKRLQTDYIDIFYIHFPDETTPKNEAIAALQKLKEAGKIKAIGVSNFSLAQIKEANQDGFVDIVEDEYSLIHRDAETELFPYLRDNKISFVPYFPLASGLLTGKYESDVTFPPEDIRSKKADFQGERFKSIIEKVNQIKLIAADYNASVAEIVLAWYIKNPFVAVVIPGAKKPEQVINNAKALNVHLTEEDYQRIDVLFR; from the coding sequence ATGACAGAAAATATTCAAATTGGTACGACAGACGTTTATTCAACGCCTCTCGGTTTAGGAACAAATGCAGTCGGTGGTCATAATTTATTTCCAAACTTAAATGATGATACTGGCAAAGCAATCATTCGAGTTGCTTTAACAAACGGTATCACATTACTAGATACAGCTTTTGCCTATGGAATGGGTCGTTCAGAAGAATTGATCGGTGAAGTGTTGAAGGAGTTTGACCGCAGCAAGGTGGCTATCGCAACGAAAGCCGCTCATGATCCAGCTAGCGGCGGCGCATTTAATAATACACCTGAATTTTTGACGCGTTCTGTTGAAGAAGCGCTAAAACGACTACAAACAGATTATATTGATATTTTTTATATTCACTTTCCCGATGAAACAACCCCTAAAAATGAAGCAATAGCTGCCTTACAAAAATTAAAAGAGGCTGGAAAAATCAAAGCGATAGGGGTTTCTAACTTTAGTTTGGCACAAATCAAAGAAGCGAATCAAGATGGTTTCGTGGATATCGTTGAAGATGAGTACAGCTTGATCCATCGCGACGCTGAAACTGAATTATTCCCTTATCTTAGAGACAATAAAATCTCTTTTGTCCCTTATTTCCCATTAGCATCAGGCTTACTAACTGGAAAATATGAAAGTGATGTAACATTTCCACCTGAAGATATACGCAGTAAAAAAGCAGATTTCCAGGGGGAACGCTTTAAATCAATTATAGAAAAAGTCAATCAGATTAAATTGATTGCAGCTGATTATAATGCTAGTGTGGCAGAAATCGTACTTGCTTGGTATATCAAGAATCCTTTTGTTGCAGTTGTCATTCCTGGTGCGAAAAAACCAGAACAAGTGATCAATAATGCTAAAGCGTTGAATGTTCATTTAACAGAAGAAGACTATCAACGAATCGATGTACTGTTTCGTTGA
- a CDS encoding dihydroneopterin aldolase, whose protein sequence is MGKIRINNMKFYTKNGVLPEERILGQQLEVDVELRLSLDQAGKSDDVNDTVSYAEVNDQIAERLTTHSYNLIEAVASAILDDIEAEHGKKLESALVRVRKYSVPMPGIFDNIEIEMERDFV, encoded by the coding sequence TTGGGGAAAATTAGAATCAATAATATGAAGTTTTACACTAAAAATGGTGTTCTGCCAGAAGAACGAATTTTAGGGCAACAATTAGAAGTTGATGTTGAATTAAGACTGTCATTAGATCAGGCTGGTAAAAGCGATGATGTGAATGACACCGTTAGTTATGCTGAGGTCAATGATCAAATTGCTGAACGTTTAACCACTCATTCTTACAACTTAATAGAAGCTGTAGCCTCAGCTATTTTGGATGATATTGAAGCAGAACATGGCAAAAAGCTGGAAAGTGCTCTTGTCCGAGTTAGAAAATATAGTGTACCGATGCCAGGCATATTTGATAATATCGAAATCGAAATGGAAAGAGACTTCGTATGA
- a CDS encoding 2-amino-4-hydroxy-6-hydroxymethyldihydropteridine pyrophosphokinase, with the protein MTISYLALGSNLGDCLETLQKAVELLDQDGDIQVLKKSKLYETLPYGDVPQENYYNAVIQIETTCEPLQLLDKTQAIEKKLGRKRLIHWGPRTLDIDILLMGDQKIVTERLIIPHKEMFKRSFVLIPLKDIYPKATFQGQAFDELIASTGNRAEVWLSKESW; encoded by the coding sequence ATGACGATTAGTTATTTAGCTTTGGGTAGTAATTTAGGGGATTGTTTAGAAACGTTACAAAAAGCGGTTGAATTGCTTGATCAAGATGGCGATATTCAAGTATTGAAAAAATCAAAACTGTATGAAACATTGCCATATGGTGATGTTCCCCAAGAAAATTATTATAATGCTGTGATTCAAATCGAGACAACATGTGAACCTCTGCAATTATTAGATAAAACACAAGCAATTGAAAAAAAATTAGGTCGAAAACGATTGATTCATTGGGGCCCAAGAACCTTAGATATTGATATTTTATTGATGGGTGATCAAAAAATAGTAACAGAGCGTTTGATCATTCCACACAAAGAAATGTTTAAACGGTCTTTTGTATTGATCCCATTAAAAGATATCTATCCTAAAGCAACATTTCAAGGACAAGCTTTTGATGAGTTGATCGCAAGTACAGGGAATCGAGCAGAAGTTTGGCTTAGTAAAGAAAGTTGGTAA
- a CDS encoding purine NTP pyrophosphatase has translation MEIIVGTNNQGKLQEMQSAYPKDQIRFVSYVDYTNKEYEVAETGKTYAENALLKARFYAKIVGKPVLADDGGLEIKAFPTLLGVETARFFKAGMNDSEKNQQLFELFEGQPSLTRAISLNAVLVYAWPNGESLISGQELKGELTTKEVGEMGYGFDKIFYLPKKHTTLAQLPKAQRNDLSPRVSALKQLIEQLKEQPR, from the coding sequence ATGGAGATCATCGTTGGTACGAATAATCAAGGAAAACTACAAGAAATGCAGTCTGCTTATCCTAAGGATCAAATTAGGTTTGTTTCATATGTCGACTATACAAATAAAGAGTATGAGGTAGCTGAAACGGGCAAAACGTATGCTGAAAATGCATTACTCAAGGCTCGATTTTACGCAAAAATTGTTGGAAAACCAGTGTTAGCAGATGATGGTGGTTTAGAGATTAAAGCTTTTCCTACCCTCTTAGGAGTTGAGACAGCGCGCTTTTTTAAAGCAGGCATGAATGATTCAGAAAAAAACCAGCAGCTTTTTGAGCTATTTGAAGGGCAACCATCGTTAACACGGGCAATTAGTTTGAATGCCGTTTTAGTTTATGCTTGGCCAAATGGTGAGTCTCTTATTTCAGGACAAGAGCTGAAAGGCGAACTGACGACAAAAGAAGTAGGGGAAATGGGTTATGGTTTTGATAAAATTTTTTATTTACCGAAAAAACATACAACCCTTGCTCAATTACCAAAAGCGCAACGAAATGATTTAAGTCCAAGAGTGTCGGCATTGAAGCAATTGATCGAACAGTTAAAGGAGCAACCAAGATGA
- a CDS encoding dihydropteroate synthase: MTEAGYFVKKATQIMGILNVTPDSFSDGGHFNELDKAIAHCEEMLAVNVDIIDIGGQSTRPNYQEISAHEEKERVLPIIEAIRNETDKPISIDTYFPEVANAALATGANIINDIKGLDTNGMIEVAQKYPDSGLVIMHSRKRRTELSVVEDIQQFYQEKIELCQKVGIASTRICFDPGIGFGKTQEENIEILKHPEAFRYKDYPLLYGVSRKRTIAALTNESDPLARDFGSIAASLFAANKGVEIVRVHQVKGMRDALNVWETLNSK; the protein is encoded by the coding sequence ATGACGGAAGCGGGATACTTTGTTAAGAAAGCAACCCAAATCATGGGGATTTTAAATGTGACACCAGATTCTTTTTCAGATGGCGGGCATTTTAATGAACTGGATAAAGCAATAGCACATTGTGAAGAGATGTTGGCAGTAAATGTTGATATTATAGATATCGGGGGACAATCCACACGCCCAAACTATCAAGAAATTTCAGCTCATGAAGAAAAAGAACGAGTCTTGCCAATAATAGAAGCCATCAGAAACGAAACGGATAAACCTATTTCAATCGATACGTATTTTCCGGAAGTTGCGAATGCTGCATTAGCAACGGGAGCCAACATCATCAATGATATCAAAGGTTTGGATACAAATGGAATGATCGAAGTGGCGCAAAAGTATCCTGATAGCGGCTTGGTGATCATGCATTCACGTAAAAGACGAACCGAATTATCGGTAGTTGAAGATATCCAACAATTTTATCAGGAAAAAATAGAACTGTGTCAAAAGGTCGGGATCGCTTCAACACGGATTTGTTTTGATCCTGGTATTGGTTTTGGGAAAACACAGGAAGAAAATATTGAGATTCTAAAACATCCTGAAGCCTTTCGTTACAAAGATTATCCTTTACTATATGGCGTATCAAGGAAAAGAACGATAGCAGCTTTGACAAATGAATCTGATCCTTTAGCACGTGACTTTGGTTCAATTGCAGCATCATTATTTGCTGCAAATAAAGGTGTGGAAATTGTTCGAGTTCATCAGGTTAAAGGAATGCGGGATGCATTGAATGTTTGGGAAACGTTGAATAGTAAGTAA
- a CDS encoding histidine--tRNA ligase: protein MSYQKPKGTNDLLPGTSEKWQFVEETARLIFRDYQYEEIRTPIFEHYEVISRSVGDTTDIVSKEMYDFYDKGNRHVTLRPEGTAPIVRSFIENKLFGPEFTKPYKTYYMGPMFRYERPQAGRLRQFHQIGAEAFGSVNPAVDVESMAMALDFFKQLGINQIRLVINSLGDKATRTAYRQALIDYLEPKIAELSEDSKRRLHENPLRVLDSKDKKDQAIVADAPSILDYLSSESKEHFETVQMMLNELNIPFEVDSNMVRGLDYYTNTIFEVMSEAPGMGAQATICAGGRYDGLVEELGGPATPGFGFAMGIERVLITMEAESVVVPVINEIDAYVVGIGEQTNIASLKLVQAIRNFGFSADRDFMDRKAKAQFKTAAKLNAKLALTLGETELAEGFVNVKSMANRNEKAFPLSDIYERFDEVYDEMMTVMFD from the coding sequence ATGAGTTATCAAAAACCAAAAGGAACCAATGACTTATTGCCAGGAACTTCTGAAAAATGGCAATTTGTTGAAGAAACAGCTCGTTTGATTTTTCGTGATTATCAATATGAAGAAATCCGCACGCCGATTTTTGAACATTATGAAGTAATTTCCCGCAGTGTAGGAGATACGACAGATATTGTTTCAAAAGAAATGTATGACTTTTATGATAAAGGAAATCGTCATGTAACCTTACGTCCAGAAGGAACAGCGCCGATCGTTCGTTCATTTATTGAAAATAAATTGTTTGGACCAGAATTTACAAAGCCTTATAAAACATACTACATGGGACCAATGTTTCGTTATGAGCGTCCTCAGGCTGGGCGTTTAAGACAATTTCATCAAATCGGAGCCGAAGCATTTGGCAGTGTAAATCCAGCAGTGGATGTTGAAAGTATGGCGATGGCTTTAGACTTTTTCAAACAATTAGGCATCAATCAAATTCGTTTAGTGATCAACTCTTTAGGCGATAAAGCTACAAGAACGGCTTATCGTCAAGCTTTGATCGATTATCTAGAACCAAAAATAGCTGAACTAAGCGAAGATTCAAAACGTCGTTTACATGAGAATCCTTTACGTGTGTTAGATAGTAAAGATAAAAAAGATCAAGCGATCGTAGCCGATGCACCATCGATTTTGGATTATTTAAGCTCGGAGTCAAAAGAGCACTTTGAAACAGTTCAAATGATGCTGAACGAACTGAATATCCCGTTTGAAGTGGATAGCAATATGGTTCGTGGGCTAGATTATTACACGAATACGATTTTTGAAGTAATGAGTGAAGCGCCAGGCATGGGCGCTCAAGCAACGATTTGTGCTGGCGGACGTTATGATGGCTTAGTTGAAGAACTAGGTGGACCAGCAACTCCTGGTTTTGGTTTTGCAATGGGAATCGAACGTGTCTTGATTACGATGGAAGCAGAAAGTGTTGTAGTTCCAGTAATCAATGAAATCGACGCTTATGTCGTTGGCATTGGCGAACAAACGAATATCGCATCCCTAAAACTTGTTCAAGCAATCCGCAATTTTGGTTTCTCAGCAGACCGTGATTTTATGGACCGCAAAGCGAAAGCGCAATTTAAAACAGCAGCTAAATTGAATGCAAAACTTGCATTGACCTTAGGTGAAACGGAACTAGCAGAAGGTTTTGTAAATGTAAAATCAATGGCGAATCGTAATGAAAAAGCATTTCCACTCTCAGATATTTATGAAAGATTTGATGAAGTCTATGACGAAATGATGACAGTGATGTTTGATTAA